The nucleotide sequence AGAACGTGCCGACCATCGGCGCGCGCAACACGTGACGGTTGTCGACGGCCGGCGCTGCCGGTGGTGGCGGTGCGGCTGCCGGCGCGGGTGCAGCCACTGGTGCTGCTGCGACCGGAGCGGGCGGAGCCATCGTCACCACCTGCGGCGCGGCGCGGCTGATGCGGACGGCGGCTTCGCCCTCGCGGACCTCCAGTTCGGAGATGCCGGAGTTTTCGACCAGCTCGATCAGGGTTTTGATCTTGCGCAGATCCATCGTGAAGGAATCCTGTTGTTGGGGGGAGACGCGATTGGGTTTACCGCAACGATGCCAGGTGCGAGTGTGCGGCCGTCAGCGCCAGGGCATAGCCCTGCGCGCCGAGACCGACGATCTGGCCGACGGCGATATCGGAAAAATACGAATGCTGGCGGAATGGCTCGCGCGCATGCACGTTGGAAAGATGAATCTCGATGAACGGGATCGCGACGCCCAGCAGGGCATCGCGCAGGGCGACGCTGGTATGGGTAAAGGCGCCCGGATTCAGCAGGATGAAATCGACCTCCTCACGGGCGGCCTGCACGCGATCGACCAGAGCGCCTTCGTGATTGCTCTGGAAGCAGCTCAGTTTCAATCCAAGATCCTGCGCCTGTTGTCCCAGCTCGGCTTCGATCTGGGGCAGGGTGCGCGTGCCGTAGCGATCCGGCTCGCGGGTGCCCAGCAGGTTGAGGTTGGGGCCGTTGATCAGCAGCAGATGAGACAAGGCAGCGTCCGGCGGCGAAGGAGTCCCGATTCTGCCCGAGTGGACCCTTTCATGACAACTTCGCCGCGAGATCGGGCCAGATGCCGACAGATCGGGTCAGAAATCGGCCTTGACATGCTCTTTTAGCAATTTTTCCAATTTCACCGCATCAAACTCGCCATGCTGATGGTGGACCACCTTGCCGTCGGGGGCGATCAGCACCGAATACGGCAGAGCGCCAAGGGTGTCGCCGAGTGCCGTCATGGCGGCAGACACATCGACGTCGCCCGCCATGACTGGATAGTTGATGCCCAGGCGTTCCGCCATCGTGCGGACCGGGGCAGCCTCGTCCATGGCCGGGCCGATGACTTGCAGACCGCGTGCGCCCCAGCGCTTCTGGGCATCGACCAGCACCGGAATCTCCTTGACGCAAGGCGGACACCAGGTGGCCCAGAAGTTCACCAACAGCCAGCGTCCCCGCCATTCCGCCAGCGACCGCGTAGTGCCGGACAGGTCGGTCAACGTGATCGAGGCCGGGGCCACCGCCGGAACGCTTGCCGAAGACTTGTGCCCCTGAAAAAGATGAAAAGCGGCATAGCCACCGAGCCCCGACAGTAGCGCCAGCGCGAGCAGCCCCAGTGTGCTGCGCAGCTTCATGGCAGCACCTCCACCGGTACCGTTCGGATCTGCGGCGGATAGCAGATCCCGGCGTCGGCACAGCCTTGCCAACGGACCGTCACGGTGTGCGGTGGCGTTGCCATGGGG is from Flagellatimonas centrodinii and encodes:
- a CDS encoding TlpA family protein disulfide reductase codes for the protein MKLRSTLGLLALALLSGLGGYAAFHLFQGHKSSASVPAVAPASITLTDLSGTTRSLAEWRGRWLLVNFWATWCPPCVKEIPVLVDAQKRWGARGLQVIGPAMDEAAPVRTMAERLGINYPVMAGDVDVSAAMTALGDTLGALPYSVLIAPDGKVVHHQHGEFDAVKLEKLLKEHVKADF
- the aroQ gene encoding type II 3-dehydroquinate dehydratase; the protein is MSHLLLINGPNLNLLGTREPDRYGTRTLPQIEAELGQQAQDLGLKLSCFQSNHEGALVDRVQAAREEVDFILLNPGAFTHTSVALRDALLGVAIPFIEIHLSNVHAREPFRQHSYFSDIAVGQIVGLGAQGYALALTAAHSHLASLR
- the accB gene encoding acetyl-CoA carboxylase biotin carboxyl carrier protein, translating into MDLRKIKTLIELVENSGISELEVREGEAAVRISRAAPQVVTMAPPAPVAAAPVAAPAPAAAPPPPAAPAVDNRHVLRAPMVGTFYRSPSPGAKPFVEVGQTVKVGQTLCILEAMKMLNQIEADKAGVVVEVLAENEKPVEFDQPLFIIE